One window from the genome of Micromonospora aurantiaca ATCC 27029 encodes:
- a CDS encoding PIN-like domain-containing protein, producing MIDQASLGGLYDGFEGYRNVERADLDQVLRTGIVALDTNLLLDLYRYSKSARKQVFSALDAVAPALFMPAQVQKEFWRNRDDVIRRVIATNSVAGLQEARKKALAEVDSWAARTTPGAEADEQRALLDKAFTEVIGWVKRGGSGLNLRAALRDVAEDPVLGKLRELFEHRVGRPFPSERLAELIAVGRQRFERRMPPGYMDADKPGQQEEGTGDFLLWEQLIQHAAVQRKNLLFVTRDRKEDWWRLDAAREPIGPRVELINEMSERAGVGFFMAVPEDFLAAASAAFQVDVSESTLDTTERLAEEPEQDGPRPWTRAQFEILLARLEESGYPLRAAVLREAAQSPKGFLPRQRVYELGEYPEGRLLVGFTRPVIGATRDLVATGSLPEGLEPALRAHYVRSGKADGFVVPRSIVENPGGGE from the coding sequence ATGATCGACCAGGCAAGTCTGGGCGGCCTGTACGACGGCTTCGAGGGCTACCGCAATGTGGAGCGAGCGGATCTCGATCAGGTGCTCCGAACAGGCATCGTCGCACTGGACACCAACCTGCTGCTGGATCTCTACCGCTACTCCAAGAGCGCTCGGAAGCAGGTCTTCTCGGCGCTCGACGCAGTGGCGCCCGCGTTGTTCATGCCGGCTCAAGTGCAGAAGGAGTTCTGGCGCAACCGGGACGACGTGATCCGGCGCGTGATCGCCACCAACTCAGTCGCCGGCCTGCAGGAAGCCAGGAAGAAGGCTCTCGCCGAGGTCGACTCGTGGGCTGCCCGCACGACGCCTGGGGCCGAAGCAGACGAGCAGCGGGCACTGCTCGACAAGGCATTCACCGAGGTGATCGGCTGGGTGAAGCGTGGCGGGAGCGGGCTCAACCTGCGGGCGGCACTTCGTGACGTTGCCGAGGACCCTGTCCTCGGCAAACTCCGCGAACTCTTCGAGCACCGCGTCGGCCGGCCGTTCCCTTCCGAGCGCCTGGCGGAGTTGATCGCCGTCGGGCGACAGCGCTTCGAGCGCCGGATGCCGCCCGGATACATGGACGCGGACAAGCCGGGCCAGCAGGAGGAGGGAACCGGGGACTTCCTCCTCTGGGAGCAGCTCATCCAGCACGCGGCGGTGCAGAGGAAAAACCTGCTCTTCGTCACCCGGGACCGCAAGGAGGACTGGTGGCGGCTCGACGCGGCCAGAGAGCCGATCGGGCCGCGCGTGGAGTTGATCAACGAGATGTCCGAACGGGCGGGCGTGGGCTTCTTCATGGCCGTACCCGAGGACTTCCTGGCGGCGGCGTCCGCCGCCTTCCAGGTCGACGTCAGTGAGAGCACGCTCGATACGACCGAGCGGCTCGCCGAGGAGCCGGAGCAGGACGGACCACGGCCCTGGACCCGGGCTCAGTTCGAGATCCTGCTGGCCCGGCTTGAGGAGTCTGGCTATCCGCTGCGGGCGGCCGTACTTCGGGAGGCGGCCCAGAGTCCGAAGGGCTTTCTGCCGAGACAACGGGTCTACGAACTCGGTGAGTATCCCGAGGGACGTCTGCTGGTCGGCTTCACCCGGCCCGTGATCGGGGCCACGCGAGACCTGGTTGCCACCGGCAGTCTGCCCGAGGGCCTTGAGCCGGCGCTTCGGGCGCACTATGTGCGTAGCGGCAAGGCGGACGGTTTCGTGGTGCCGCGTTCGATCGTCGAGAACCCAGGCGGTGGAGAGTAG
- a CDS encoding HNH endonuclease has product MPDRGRLDAGATPGHRPQLVLQLRGGANVRGPKHYQHSIIRGVRLAEIAAELGPELPVLRRLYPEGVARLWGSTPTEQVNNDKARALRERKVGDHVLFYADKVFYARARILHLFRNQAVAKRVWQTDDEGQTWEHIMALGAIDQFTHAVPAEPILRQLGLRCPLRSLTLVNADEYDSILPLLPTLPSIGSPHGLPTRKRMGRKQFFRVLRQVLERSSEASPPDLPLAMLWAIGRAAAAAEPSSRTAETTTSLEAFLERHGGSNERSLLRPLVDSGLWDHERALNWEVDRSGFHGGRAPSAPDVVKSDLSAEAAALLADVDMRGRAVAILSRALTSDLDRATVLAQVGLAGYDSAAGTLEPDLLTPTGSGDPAERKLVTVDRIVRSSRYAKAVKRLYDHRCQICGVRLATRDGYYSEAAHIRGLGKPHDGTDDLSNLLCLCPNHHTQFDFFALYVDEKFTVRRTSDDSPISELRRHPQHHIDQNHLRHHRRFCGLPK; this is encoded by the coding sequence GTGCCGGACCGTGGACGACTCGACGCCGGAGCGACGCCAGGACACCGGCCGCAACTGGTGTTGCAGTTGCGGGGCGGGGCGAACGTACGCGGCCCGAAGCACTATCAGCACTCCATCATCCGAGGCGTCCGGCTCGCCGAGATTGCGGCGGAACTGGGGCCGGAACTGCCGGTGCTGCGGCGGCTCTATCCGGAAGGTGTGGCGCGACTGTGGGGTTCGACGCCGACTGAGCAAGTGAACAACGACAAGGCGCGTGCGCTCCGTGAACGTAAGGTCGGCGACCACGTTCTCTTCTACGCTGACAAGGTCTTCTACGCCCGCGCCCGCATCCTGCATCTCTTCCGGAATCAGGCCGTCGCGAAGAGGGTGTGGCAGACCGACGATGAGGGCCAGACCTGGGAACACATCATGGCGCTGGGGGCGATCGATCAGTTCACTCATGCCGTCCCGGCCGAGCCCATCCTGCGTCAACTCGGACTCCGTTGTCCGCTGCGGAGTCTCACGCTTGTCAACGCTGACGAGTACGACTCGATCCTGCCGCTCCTCCCGACGTTGCCCAGCATCGGCTCACCGCACGGTCTGCCCACCCGGAAGCGGATGGGCCGTAAGCAGTTCTTCCGCGTGCTGCGGCAGGTGCTCGAAAGGAGCAGTGAGGCATCGCCACCTGACCTGCCGCTGGCGATGCTGTGGGCGATCGGTCGAGCGGCCGCCGCTGCGGAGCCGAGCAGCCGCACCGCAGAGACCACCACGTCCCTAGAGGCGTTCCTCGAACGTCACGGCGGTTCGAACGAGCGATCGCTGCTGCGGCCTCTGGTCGATAGTGGGCTGTGGGACCACGAGCGTGCACTGAACTGGGAGGTAGATCGCTCCGGCTTCCACGGTGGCCGGGCACCGAGCGCTCCGGACGTCGTCAAATCTGACTTGTCGGCAGAGGCCGCCGCGCTGCTGGCCGACGTCGACATGCGGGGTCGCGCCGTGGCGATACTGTCCCGGGCACTGACCTCCGACCTCGACCGGGCAACGGTACTGGCTCAGGTGGGGCTTGCGGGGTACGACTCAGCGGCCGGCACGCTGGAGCCGGATCTCCTCACGCCCACCGGCTCGGGTGATCCGGCGGAGAGAAAGCTCGTGACGGTCGACCGCATCGTCCGCAGCAGCCGGTACGCGAAGGCCGTGAAGCGGCTCTACGACCATCGGTGCCAGATTTGCGGAGTCCGGCTGGCGACCCGGGACGGCTACTACAGCGAAGCGGCGCACATCCGTGGGTTGGGCAAGCCGCACGACGGCACGGACGACCTCAGCAACCTGCTCTGCCTCTGCCCCAATCACCACACCCAGTTCGACTTCTTCGCCCTGTACGTCGATGAGAAGTTCACGGTGCGACGGACGAGCGACGACTCGCCGATCAGCGAGCTACGCCGCCACCCGCAACATCACATCGATCAAAACCATCTGCGGCATCATCGTCGCTTCTGTGGACTTCCAAAATGA